AATGGTATTGGAAAACTTTGAATAATGCGGGAAGTCCATGTAGTTCCGTTATCAATTGATTTGAGGAAAATTAAGTCAGTAGCAAATGATCCTAGTACAATGGCAACTGTATCTCCATGTGCATCGATTGAATAGGAATCACCACCAAATCCTATATAATGAGAAGAATCAATAGCTGGAATTACCATTCTAAGAATAGGAAAGCTGGCCCCGCCATCTAACGAGCGTGAGTAAAGTAATGGCCCATCCTGACCATAAAGAGGTATACCACTAGTACCCGAACCATTGCAAATTACATGAATGGTTTCACCTGTTGCGCCGCCGGATATCGCTTTGGGCCATTTATCATTTATAGCTTGACCTAAATTTAACGGATTTTCGGTCCAAGTACCAAGCCCTTTTTGTGGCCGTGTTGTAATTAACATACCGGGCAGCGTGCTGGAATGCGCAATTACTGCTTCTTTTCCGGATTGGGTTACTACAATATTTGTAAAAAGCGTTCTTTGTGTAGGTTCTATGCGCTGAGTAGGAATCAAGCTCCAAGCGGTTCCGTCAAAATAATTATAACCTGTTCCAATGGCAGAGGTGCTTGTGCCTGGCGAATGTAAATTCCAAGTAGCTGAAAGGGTACCATCCGGAAAAGAGATTAATCGATTTGAAATTGCGGCATTGGTTTGTAAATCGTAATTTGTTTTTCCAATTAGTGCTTCGGTAACCCCTTGTGATTTTTGAGCAGACATGGATAGTGCGTCTCGTTTTTTTGAGTCCAATTGAGGTAATCGAAGTGCAGGTTCTTCTATTACTTGCGACCTGATAGGAATTGCCTTTATGCTTTTGAAATAAGCATTTGGAATTAAATTCCTTGAATTTTGTGCTTGTGTATAAAATGCTGAATTAACCGCAAATAGAAGAAATAATTGGGGTAGAATTATTTTCATATTAAAATGTAGATTAGTGTATAATTAGCATTTTATCACTCGCTTCCATGTGTTCAGTTTTTAGGGAATAAAAATAGAGTCCGGCTGGTAAAGACGTTGTGACAAGCGGTAGAGTGTGTTTCCCAATTTCCATTTTTCCAAGATTTTCCTGCATCTTTATTTGTCCCAAGATATTTCTCAATTCCATTTTCACTGTAGAATTTTGATTTAATTCAAAGCTTATTACTGTTTGCTTATCAGCAGGATTAGGGAAATTTTGAAGATTTATCTTTGATTTAAATTGAGCTTTTGAGGATAAATTTCCATATCGCCAAGGAAAGCCACCGGGTCCGGAATAATCTATTTTAGTGTAAATAATATCGCTTTCAGTTAAATTCCAATTCTGGCATTGAGTTAAACCATTCGTAAGAAGTGAATGCCCCGGAGCAGGGTCACGCTGATAGGTAAGATGAATTGCTCCGTTTGCATTTTTAGCTAGACAGGCATAAACTCCTTCCTGATAAGCGCTATCAATATTTTGATTTATGTCAAGGGGGTTGCTCCAAGTTATTCCATTATCTTGTGATACAATTGTATACACATGTTTGTGATTTACCGCATAAGCAAGCGTGTCACAGTCTTCACAAATAGATTGAAAGCAAACAAACAAATTATTAGCCGAATCTACAGCTGAACTAGGCATTTGGGTAATTGATCCTCGGTAATTTCCGGCAATCCCGCAGCCACTTGAATTACTCACTACATCGAGTTGACCATTCCCATTTTTGTCGGGGGCCCATGCAATAGTATCCACTGCGCCCAAAGCATGATTTTCATTCCAGTAGAGCAATCCATCAAGCACATTTGGATAATAGCCCAGAGTAGTAAAAGAATCAGTTAAAAGTACATTGCTCCAAAATACGTGTACAAGCCCTGTGTTATCAATCCTTACATGCGCATCACCACTTGGCCCAACAGCAATGCCACCAGGCAATCCTACAGAACCATCATAAAATGGGACAGGAAAGGGTTGGAGTATTCTGCTATTCCAAGTAGTGCCATTATCCGTTGACTTTAAAAGAATTAGGTCGGTCGAAAAGCTCCCCACCACTATAGCAACTGTGTCGCCTTTTGAATCGATTGAATAATCCTCGGCATTAAATCCCAAATAATGTGACGAATCAATAGCAGGTATTAATGACCTTAAAACTGGAAATGTTATTCCCCCATCGAGCGAACGCGAATATAATAGTGGACCATCCTGCCCATTTACTGGTGTGGCGCTATTTCCAGAACCATGACAAATAACATGCACGGTTTCACCATTTGTTCCACCAACAATTGCTCTTGCCCAAGTGTCATTCGCCATCTGTCCTAACACTGTAGGGTCTTCTGTCCATGCTCCTATACCTTTTGCAGGTCTGGCAGTGAGCAACATTCCTCCTGAACCAGTACTTGTATGTGCTATTACTATTTCTCTTCCGGTTGAAGTAACTAAAATGTTATTAGATCCTGCTCGACTGTTAGGTTCTATTTTTTGTGTGGGGATAGGACTCCAATTGTTCCCATTAAAATAATTGTATCCGGTACCTCTTGAAGCCGATGTTCCTCCAACAGCTATCAGGGTCCAAGCGGCCGAAATTGTGCTATCATTGTGGACTAGTAATCTGTTACCTATTGCAGCATTGGTCTGCAAATCGTATTCAGTTTTCCCAATGTAGTGTTCCGTTATAGCTTGTGTGGCTTGGGTTTTCGATAAGGTTTGAACTTTATTTTTAGAGCTTTTAACAGGCATTTCAACTGCCGCAGCAGCCTGTGGTTTCGTGAAAGGAACCGGTTTGATGTTAAGTTGTTGTGCTTTTTTTAAGTAAATATTGACTAATTCACTTTGGGAAAAGGCAGAAGAAACAAAGAGCATGCATAACGGGAGGAGTAGTTGTTTTTTCATTTACAGGAGTTTAGAACATTAAAATTAACATTAGTTTTAACAAAATCAAATTAAGGGAATCGTTTGCATGCCATATTTTGCATTAACTTCGCGACTCAAAATCAAGGGTATGACATTATTATTTTTGAACATGGGCGGAGGCGAAGTAGTGCTGATAGTGCTTGTAGTGCTCATGTTTTTTGGTTCTAAAAATATTCCTTCCTTAGCCCGCGGATTGGGAAAAGCCATGCGTGAGTTTCAAGATGCATCTGATGGGATTAAGCGCGAAATTGAGCAAAGTGCCAAGCCCATAAAAACCACTATGGACCAAATGCACGATGGATGGAATCAAACTGTTGACAATGTAAAGAAAGAAGTAGAAGCAGCTGTTGAGCCGAAAACAGAAAAGAAAGAAGAATAATCAGACTCCAGGCAACTAAAGTGTTTTAAACTATTTCGATTGCTTTTAATATATTATTTCCTACAAATTTTGGAGCATTTAGTTACTCAACAAAAGGCATCCATTACTGATAAAAAACCCCTAACTCATAGGCATAGTAAAAAAAATTATTGGTGCTTATTGAAATTTATTTAATTTAGCCACCCAATAAATCAATTCAACCCTTATGAAAGTTTTCAAAATCTTTACAAGTATT
This region of Bacteroidota bacterium genomic DNA includes:
- a CDS encoding T9SS type A sorting domain-containing protein, with translation MKKQLLLPLCMLFVSSAFSQSELVNIYLKKAQQLNIKPVPFTKPQAAAAVEMPVKSSKNKVQTLSKTQATQAITEHYIGKTEYDLQTNAAIGNRLLVHNDSTISAAWTLIAVGGTSASRGTGYNYFNGNNWSPIPTQKIEPNSRAGSNNILVTSTGREIVIAHTSTGSGGMLLTARPAKGIGAWTEDPTVLGQMANDTWARAIVGGTNGETVHVICHGSGNSATPVNGQDGPLLYSRSLDGGITFPVLRSLIPAIDSSHYLGFNAEDYSIDSKGDTVAIVVGSFSTDLILLKSTDNGTTWNSRILQPFPVPFYDGSVGLPGGIAVGPSGDAHVRIDNTGLVHVFWSNVLLTDSFTTLGYYPNVLDGLLYWNENHALGAVDTIAWAPDKNGNGQLDVVSNSSGCGIAGNYRGSITQMPSSAVDSANNLFVCFQSICEDCDTLAYAVNHKHVYTIVSQDNGITWSNPLDINQNIDSAYQEGVYACLAKNANGAIHLTYQRDPAPGHSLLTNGLTQCQNWNLTESDIIYTKIDYSGPGGFPWRYGNLSSKAQFKSKINLQNFPNPADKQTVISFELNQNSTVKMELRNILGQIKMQENLGKMEIGKHTLPLVTTSLPAGLYFYSLKTEHMEASDKMLIIH
- a CDS encoding twin-arginine translocase TatA/TatE family subunit, producing the protein MGGGEVVLIVLVVLMFFGSKNIPSLARGLGKAMREFQDASDGIKREIEQSAKPIKTTMDQMHDGWNQTVDNVKKEVEAAVEPKTEKKEE